Within the Oryctolagus cuniculus chromosome 19, mOryCun1.1, whole genome shotgun sequence genome, the region TGGGTGCGTCTCCCGGCCGGCGGCCCCGGGCGGACggaggggctctgggcaggcGCACCCGAGGTTTCCGTGTCCACGCTGaacgccgcctgcagggctgggggtgggctccTCCGGGCAGGCCCCGATGGGgaaagcctgggcctgggcagacTCGGGCTGCGGCCCCCTGTGCCCCCAGGCCTCGCGGAGCTGGCCGGCCTCCTGCTGCAGAAGTTCAAGTGGGGCCAGGGCTTCCTGGACCTGAACCAGCAGCTGCTGCAGACGTACGCGGCCTGCCAGGGGCCCGAGGACGTGCTGCGGGCCGAGCAGGAGATGCTGGCCAGCGCCGAGCACGGAGCCCAGGAGCCGGACATCGGTGAGGCCTGGGGAggcggggggtggtggtggtggtggtggtgtgcgTGTCCCTGCCCGGAGCCCACTGGGAGCTCAGCTCCCCCCACTCCATCGCCGCAGATCCCTTCGACGTGGATTCGGGGCGAGAGTTTGCGAACCCCAACAGACCTGTGGCCAGCGCCCGGTAGGTCCTCGGGCCGCCGCACTTCACCCCAGCTCAGAGCCAGCGCTGCCCTTGGCCcctgctgctggggagggggtgtctgGCGGGAGCGGGTCTGGTTTAGAAAGAACTGGGAGGGAGAAGTCGGCCCCCAGGGGCTCCGGGGCGGGCGGCAGCAGGGCCCTCGGGCTGGCCAGGACATTtccggccccctcccccccaggctgCCCGCCGAGGACTCGGATGACGACTCGGGCGACAGTGACGAGTCTGATGCCGAGAGCGGGACAGACAGCAGCAGCTGCTCCGGAGACGGGGACCCAGCTGCCCGAGGGGCCGAGCGGCGGCGAGCGGACGCGTAAGGAGACGCGGAGCCGGAAGCTGCACACACTGTATTGtcgcgggcgggcggggcgggcacTGCGCAATGAAGCTGCCGGCCAAGGCCCAGCGTGAGCCTCTTGCTTCCCCACGCGGCTGAGGGAGACCCCGCCCAGCTGAGGGAGCCGGGTGGCCACACGCGTGGGCACCAAGGGAGCGGCTGACCGCCAGCCTGGGGAGCCGTCCACGAGGGCAGGGGCCTGCGCGCGTCCACGCTGGGGGTCCTGGCCTCTGTCGGGTCTGGGGCTGCAGGGACCACCTCCCTCCAGAGCCCCCGGCCAGGTCCCCGCGGGGCCACTCCGACGCCTGGGGCCacaccccaggccctgctccctgtaCCCGACGCGGCCTGTGGTTTCCTGGGGAGCACAgcacccccagggccaggcctgccctAGCGGGGCGCGCTGGGGCGTGAGGGTCACAGCACACACCAGAGATGCAGACAAGCAGGGTGGGCCACAGCACTCAGCACacagcggtggggggggggggcccgcCGGGCGCCGCGGGGGGCCTCAGGGGTCCGCCTCCATGCACTTGTCCATCTCCTTGAGTCTCTTGACGAACTCCTGGGCCTCCCTGTTGGCCCGGCCTTCCAGCATCCTCAGCGCAGACCTCACTGCGGGGCGGGCGGGAGTCGGGCATGTGGGAGCCCGGAGGGCCtgggcgccccgccccgccccccgcgcccggCCGCCCGCTCACCTTGGGCCCTGGGCCGGCGCAGGTGCAGGGTGACCGGCTGCGCGGCCCTCGCGGCGCCTCCCGCCTGCGGCCTCGCCACGCCGCTGACGCCGCCCAGGCCGAGGGCCGCCTCCCCCGCGAAGTCGTTGGTGGACAGCCAGTCGTGGTCCATGACGGTGAACAGCACGCAGGCGCCGCGGCGGCGGCACGCCTCTGCGGGCACGGAGCTGGGGGCCGGAACGGAGGCGTcaggcgggcgggggcggggcccggagctggcgggggcggggctgggggcggaggcgccggggcgggggcgcACTCACAAGTGGAAGAGCTCGTCGTAGACGGGGTGCAGCGTGCGGGCCTTCACCTGCGTCTTCTGACTGCGCACCAGCGGGAACAGGTGCGGCGGGCCCAGCTCCACGATGACGAAGGGGTCGCTCAGGCCTGCAGGGCGCTCCGTGAGctgcccgccccccgccgccccgtCCCGTCCCGCCCCGCCGCGGCCGCGCCTCACCGTTGGCGTCCAGGGGCAGCAGGTCGGCCGCGTGCAGCACCTCCACCGCCAGCCGCTGCTCGGCCGCCTCGTAGTGGCAGCGCACGCTCAGGCGGCCGAAGCGGTTCTGCCCCAGGGGCCCCTGCGGAGAGGCGAGTGAGCGCAGCCGGGGCCCCGCGGGCCGCGCCCCCGCACCCGCCGCCCTACCTGCTTGAGCTTGTCCAGGTAGAACTGCTCGATGCACTCGCGCGTGGAGCACTGGTGCAGCCgcagctcctcctccagcctctggGGGGGGGCGTGACGTCACGGCCCGCCGCGCCCCGACCCCGACCCCCGCGGAGGGCGGGCCAGGCCTCACCTTGTAGCTCCCATCTCTCAGGCTCTCCAGGGGCAGGCCCTGGCCCTCGGCGTGGAAGAAACCGACcaaagcctggggcaggggaagaTGGACACCGTCGCGGGGGCCGGGGTCGGGTGGAGCCGCTTCTCGGGCCCCGGGCGCACCGGGGCCCCGTGGAGGCTGGAGAGCGCCTGCACCTGAGGCCAGCCAGGTGGCCGGACGGGCTGTGAGGGGAAGGGCCAAGGGCAGACCCTCCTGGAACGGAGGCCGGCTCGCACGCACCTCTAGCGTGAAGTGGAATCGGCCGTAGAAGTCAGCGGAGACGTCGCGGTTTGCCCCCAGCGCCTGCAGAATcgcctgcagcagcagctcccAGAGGGCCTCCAGCACCCTGCGGGGGGCAGCAGCAGCTCCCAGAGGGCCTCCAGCACCCTGCGGGGGCCCCGCCTCAGCCAcgtgcccaggccccgccccgcccagccacGTGACCGCCCCGCCCAGCCACGGgctccgcccctccccagccacgggcccggccccgccccgggctcCTGCCGCTGCGCCCCTCCTCAGCTACgtgcccgggccccgccccgcctcagCCACgtgcccgcccggccccgcccctccccagcacgGGCTCCGCCCCTCCTCAGCTACgtgcccgggccccgccccgcccagccacGGGCCCGCCCCGCCCGCACCTGCTCAGGCTGTCCTTCACCAGGGAGGCGCTCAGCAGGGCCAGCTTCTCGTCCAGGTACTTCATGAGCGGGGCCACAGCCTGCGGTGGGAAGCCCGGCCAGGCCTCAGCGTGGACCCTGCCCACTCCTGGCACACGCTCCCCACGCCGGCCCGGGCCTCACCCACCTCGTCGTTCTGaatggagtcaggagacaggcTGATGTGCTGCACGTACTTCCTGACGTCACCGACCATCTGCGGGGGGCACCACTCAGCACGCCGGGCAGGCACACCTCCCACACCGGTCCCCGGCCAGCCCCCGCCCACCTTGGCCGTGAGGTGTGcggtcacagtgccggcctcccgcTGCAGGTCCTCGTCCAGGGCCTGCACGCAGctgagcagggggcggggcagcgctGCCGGGGCCGCGGCGGCCCCCTCCGGCCACACCAGGCCTCGCAGCGCCTGCCCCGAAGCCTTGCGCACCTGCTCCACGTCGTTGAGCACCACGCAGAGCTGCAGAGGTGCGGCCGGCGGTGCTGAGTCGCCTCGCCCAGCCGCcggccgccccgccgccccgccagCACTCACCGGCTCCTCGGCCGCCCCGGGCTGGCTGTCCACCTTCTTCCGAAGCAGCTCCACGTACAGGAGAGCGGCCTCGCACATGTCCTGCGGGAGGGCGGCAGagctgtgggcggggcctggccgcCCCCTGGTTGCGCCCCTCGCCCCTCGCAGCTGACCTGGCTGAGCTggaggcccagggcctgggcctgggcggcATCGGGCCACGCCAGGCGCGCCCAGAGCTCCTGCACGTGGCTGAAGCAGAGGCTGGCAGTGGCCGCGGAGCTGCTGTGCTTGGAGGAGGCGTCCACGGGctccagctgggggggggggaggaagcggCGTCGCTGGGGCCCTGGGCAAGCCCCGCCGCCCAGGGGCCCGGGCTCCACTCACCGCGTCCGCCTCCACGGCTCCCTGCAGCCGCCACTTGACCTGGTCCCGCAGCACCTGCAGCCAGAGCTTCACGGCCGGCAGGAACGGGACGTGGATgccggccagggccagggcgcggctgtccctgggggggggggggtcagaggTCGGCTCCGGCTCGGGTCCCAGGGCctgtcctgggggcagggggcgctcACCGGCCAGGGATGCAGCCCCAGAAGCGCTGGGTGTCCGCCAGGGTCAGGTAGAGCTCCAGAAGCCCCGAGGCCACCTCAGGGGTCATCTTGGGGCCCAGCTCCTCCGTCAGCACCCACGCCTCCTCGGCCATCTGCCCAGCAGGCTGGGGTCAGCGGGCGGCACGGggaggcccctcccagcccccgaaCCGACGCCAGCGGGCGCCCCTCACCAGGCGCTCCAGCTGCCGGAAGGTGAGGGTGAAGAAGTCCACCTTGAGGATGCTGCAAAGGACACACGTCAGCCCGGGCCCCCCCCACGCCCAGGCCCCCCCCACACCTGGGCCCCCCCCACGCCCGGGCCCCCCCCACGCCCAGgccccccacacacctgggccccCCCCACACCCGGGctccccacacacctgggccccCCCACACACGGGCCCCCCACACACCCGGGCCCCCCCCACACCCGGGctccccacacacctgggccccCCCCACGCCCGGGCCCCCCACACGCCCAGCCCACCACACACCCGGGCCCCCCACACGCCCCGCCCCCCCACACCCGGGCCCCCCACACGCCCcggcccccccccacacacacgggCCCCCCCACACGCCCcggccccccacacacacacgggccCCCCACACGCCCcggcccccacacacacacacgggcccccccccacacccgggctccccacacaccagcccggggcGCGGGTGGAGGGCCGGCCCACCTGTGGAAGAGGCTGGCGTAGATGCCGTAGCAGGACTGCAGGTCCTCGTACACGGTGTCCACCAGCTTGATGAGCCCGGCCAGGCGCTGCGGCCCCGGCTGCAAGAAGCCCGGCTTGCACGGAACTGGCCTGCACCCCGCACCCCACAGGCCCGACCCCACACCCTGCGGCCTGGAcccccagaccctgctccccacagaccc harbors:
- the BAIAP3 gene encoding BAI1-associated protein 3; its protein translation is MSTLLEIKSSVLRQVQVCPSFRRRAEEPGSASADTQEAVVGAWKPGDGAEFFAQMRAIVRKGEGRQGLPSPEVLLRSGSPAPAEPVDPNRGLRALTQEEVEMLYEEALYTVLYRAGTMGPDQVDDEEALLGYLRQVFGTSPEEHSEAIERVKKAKAPTYALKVSVMRAKNLLAKDPNGFSDPYCMLGILPASGAPREPGGQKEQRFGFRKSGRRSGPLPARCIQVTEVKSSTLNPEWKEHFLFEIQDVHTDQLHLDIWDHDDDVSLAEACRKLNEVIGLKGMSRYFKQIVKSARANGTAGPAEDHTDDFLGCLNIPVREVPVAGVDRWFKLEPRSSASRVQGDCHLVLKLVTTQRDTVMSQRGRSGFLSYLLLLSRVLRFEHRAQEPDSSSWRGELSGPGTTVLCLHGAQSDLSPLQLAVLHWQVSSRHHQTRTLDYGYLLGLLEDMQAHWEEAASLPQEQEESLADSFSAFSEFGLRLLRQLRHYFPATNSTAVHRLELLLKCLDKLQLFQPSFEICPFESELNMDIAAALKRGNHDWYDRLLSAKSPREQPGPQRLAGLIKLVDTVYEDLQSCYGIYASLFHSILKVDFFTLTFRQLERLMAEEAWVLTEELGPKMTPEVASGLLELYLTLADTQRFWGCIPGRDSRALALAGIHVPFLPAVKLWLQVLRDQVKWRLQGAVEADALEPVDASSKHSSSAATASLCFSHVQELWARLAWPDAAQAQALGLQLSQDMCEAALLYVELLRKKVDSQPGAAEEPLCVVLNDVEQVRKASGQALRGLVWPEGAAAAPAALPRPLLSCVQALDEDLQREAGTVTAHLTAKMVGDVRKYVQHISLSPDSIQNDEAVAPLMKYLDEKLALLSASLVKDSLSRVLEALWELLLQAILQALGANRDVSADFYGRFHFTLEALVGFFHAEGQGLPLESLRDGSYKRLEEELRLHQCSTRECIEQFYLDKLKQGPLGQNRFGRLSVRCHYEAAEQRLAVEVLHAADLLPLDANGLSDPFVIVELGPPHLFPLVRSQKTQVKARTLHPVYDELFHFSVPAEACRRRGACVLFTVMDHDWLSTNDFAGEAALGLGGVSGVARPQAGGAARAAQPVTLHLRRPRAQVRSALRMLEGRANREAQEFVKRLKEMDKCMEADP